The Cucumis melo cultivar AY chromosome 6, USDA_Cmelo_AY_1.0, whole genome shotgun sequence genome includes a region encoding these proteins:
- the LOC103493330 gene encoding beta-glucuronosyltransferase GlcAT14A-like yields MGAEKKWLFTLFSAVFLSLLLLLFSSISAFSSPRSIPSIVHHGAPYPPSFAYYISGDRGDKDRIFRLLLAVYHPRNRYLLHLAADASNDERLQLAVAVKSVPAIRAFENVDIVGKPNRISYMGSSNIATILHAAAILLKIESGWDWFITLSARDYPLISQDDLSHVFSSVSRDLNFIDHTSDLGWKEGQRVQPIVVDPGLYLARRTQIFHATEKRPTPDAFKIFTGSPWFVLSRSFLEFCVLGWDNLPRVLLMYFNNIVLSEEGYFHSVICNSNEFKNKTVNSDLRFMIWDDPPKMEPLFLNGSNFNDMAESGAAFARKFHKDDSVLDMVDQKILKRGRNRLLPGAWCSGRKSWLMDPCSQWSDVNILKPGSQAKKFEESMKNLLDDWKTQSNQCQ; encoded by the exons ATGGGAGCTGAGAAGAAATGGCTCTTCACCCTCTTCTCTGCCGTTTTCCtttctcttctccttctcttATTCTCTTCCATTTCTGCCTTCAGTTCTCCGCGATCCATTCCCTCAATAGTTCATCATGGAGCTCCATATCCTCCTTCTTTTGCCTATTACATTTCTGGTGACCGCGGTGACAAGGACCGAATTTTCAGGCTGTTGCTTGCTGTCTACCACCCCAGAAACCGGTACCTTCTGCATCTTGCAGCTGATGCTTCCAACGACGAGCGGCTGCAGCTTGCTGTAGCAGTGAAGTCAGTGCCAGCTATCCGTGCCTTTGAAAACGTTGACATTGTTGGAAAGCCCAATCGAATCAGCTATATGGGGTCATCTAACATTGCCACGATTCTTCATGCTGCTGCGATTCTTCTCAAAATTGAGAGCGGTTGGGACTGGTTTATCACTTTGAGTGCCAGGGATTACCCACTGATCAGTCAGGATG ATCTATCACATGTCTTCTCATCTGTTAGTAGGGATCTCAATTTCATAGATCACACAAGCGACCTTGGGTGGAAAGA AGGTCAGAGGGTTCAGCCAATTGTAGTTGATCCAGGGTTGTATTTGGCAAGGAGAACTCAAATATTTCATGCTACTGAGAAGCGGCCAACGCCAGATGCTTTCAAAATTTTCACGG GTTCCCCTTGGTTTGTCCTCAGTCGATCGTTTCTTGAATTCTGCGTTCTTGGGTGGGATAACCTTCCGCGGGTGCTTCTTATGTATTTTAACAACATCGTATTATCAGAAGAAGGATACTTTCACTCTGTCATTTGCAATTCAAATGAGTTCAAGAATAAAACTGTCAATAGTGATCTAAGATTTATGATCTGGGATGATCCTCCAAAGATGGAACCACTTTTCCTCAATGGATCAAACTTCAATGACATGGCTGAAAGCGGAGCTGCATTTGCtcgaaaatttcataaagatgaCTCTGTGCTGGACATGGTCGATCAAAAAATCTTGAAGCGAGGTCGTAACCGACTTCTTCCTGGAGCATGGTGCTCGGGTCGGAAGAGCTGGTTGATGGATCCCTGCTCACAATGGAGTGATGTCAATATCTTGAAGCCTGGATCTCAAGCTAAGAAGTTTGAAGAGTCCATGAAGAACCTTCTTGACGACTGGAAGACTCAATCGAATCAATGCCAATGA